Proteins encoded in a region of the Burkholderia ubonensis subsp. mesacidophila genome:
- the dapA gene encoding 4-hydroxy-tetrahydrodipicolinate synthase, with protein MANGTQDGIQIRGSIPAIVTPMLEDGSLDLPAFRKLIDWHIEEGTDALVVVGTSGESATLNVEEHILMIRTAVEHAAKRIPIIAGAGGNSTAEAIELTKHAKAVGADATLQVVPYYNKPTQEGMYRHFKAIAEAIDLPVILYNVPGRTVADMSNETMLRLAEVPGIIGVKEATGNIDRAAQLIKAAPAHFAIYSGDDPTAIALMLLGGHGNISVTANVAPRAMSALCRAALAGDVKTARELHMQLLSLHKNLFIEANPIPVKWALQAMGKMQGGIRLPLTPLDERCHDAVRSALVEAGVLA; from the coding sequence ATGGCTAACGGCACCCAAGACGGCATTCAAATCCGCGGCAGCATCCCCGCGATCGTCACCCCGATGCTCGAAGACGGCAGTCTCGATCTGCCGGCGTTTCGCAAGCTGATCGACTGGCACATCGAAGAAGGCACCGACGCGCTGGTCGTGGTCGGCACGAGTGGCGAGTCGGCGACGCTCAACGTCGAAGAACACATCCTGATGATCCGCACCGCGGTCGAGCACGCGGCCAAGCGCATTCCGATCATCGCCGGCGCGGGCGGCAATTCGACCGCCGAGGCGATCGAGCTGACGAAGCACGCGAAGGCGGTCGGCGCGGACGCGACGCTGCAGGTCGTGCCGTACTACAACAAGCCAACGCAGGAAGGGATGTATCGCCACTTCAAGGCGATTGCCGAGGCGATCGATCTGCCGGTGATCCTGTACAACGTGCCGGGCCGCACGGTCGCGGACATGTCGAACGAGACGATGCTGCGTCTCGCGGAGGTGCCGGGCATCATCGGCGTGAAGGAAGCGACCGGCAACATCGATCGCGCCGCGCAGCTGATCAAGGCCGCGCCGGCGCATTTCGCGATCTACAGCGGCGACGATCCGACCGCGATCGCGCTGATGCTGCTGGGCGGCCACGGCAACATCTCGGTGACGGCGAACGTCGCGCCGCGCGCGATGAGCGCGCTGTGCCGCGCGGCGCTGGCAGGCGACGTGAAGACGGCGCGCGAACTGCACATGCAGCTGCTGTCGCTGCACAAGAACCTGTTCATCGAGGCGAATCCGATTCCGGTGAAGTGGGCGCTGCAGGCGATGGGCAAGATGCAGGGCGGCATCCGCCTGCCGCTCACGCCGCTTGACGAACGGTGCCACGACGCGGTGCGCTCGGCGCTCGTCGAAGCCGGCGTCCTGGCCTGA